In Desulfobulbaceae bacterium, a single genomic region encodes these proteins:
- a CDS encoding ABC transporter ATP-binding protein — protein sequence MSVIVARQLEKTYVAGDITVKAIQGVDFSIEPASFVSFIGPSGSGKSTLLNMIGCLDPPTSGTLEVAGQEITNLSRKEAARFRGEHIGFVFQDFNLIPVLTVFENVEYPLQMVQDWPKDKRRKRVQEMLDAVGMADQGAKYPSQISGGQKQRVAVARALVTNAKLVLADEPTANLDRVTANKIINLMKQMRDEFNTTFVFSTHDPRIVENVEITFSLEDGKLDKNQPIKGADHA from the coding sequence ATGTCCGTAATTGTAGCAAGACAACTAGAAAAAACCTATGTCGCTGGCGACATAACAGTAAAGGCCATTCAAGGAGTTGATTTTTCCATTGAACCAGCTTCTTTTGTATCCTTTATTGGCCCCTCTGGAAGCGGTAAATCAACCTTGCTGAATATGATTGGCTGCCTTGATCCTCCAACCAGTGGGACTCTTGAGGTTGCCGGTCAGGAAATAACCAATTTAAGCAGGAAAGAAGCGGCCCGTTTTCGGGGTGAACATATCGGGTTTGTTTTTCAGGATTTCAATCTGATCCCAGTTCTTACTGTTTTTGAAAATGTTGAGTATCCTTTACAGATGGTGCAGGACTGGCCCAAAGACAAACGCCGTAAACGTGTACAGGAGATGTTGGATGCTGTCGGTATGGCCGACCAGGGAGCAAAATATCCCAGCCAGATATCAGGAGGTCAGAAACAGCGAGTGGCAGTGGCCCGTGCTTTAGTCACCAATGCAAAGCTGGTTCTGGCTGATGAACCCACGGCTAATCTGGATCGAGTCACGGCCAATAAGATTATTAATCTGATGAAACAGATGCGCGATGAGTTCAATACCACCTTTGTATTTTCTACCCATGATCCAAGAATCGTTGAAAATGTTGAAATAACTTTCTCTCTTGAAGACGGTAAGCTTGATAAAAATCAGCCAATCAAAGGAGCAGACCATGCTTAA
- a CDS encoding ABC transporter permease, with protein MLNILKLAYRNLKRYKRRTFLTSMLISLGVVAVLLFIAVSGSFKGMMVGQITDSMLGHIQIHKKGYLASIDSLPLNRNLTTKQINKVEDILAGEEAIEAYSMRIKLGAMFSNFTETTNIRLNAVLPSEEMKAAPLLTERIIDGQKDGLIKPGEILVPELIANGLKVKVGDGIVLVANNRDGSVNGQNFVVSGILEGISGPGGRDGMIHIDDAKALLRIEGAEVSEIAIRLKDIAQLPKVFSRLKAQFEPILNIQDKPVFEIHTWEKLSPFFNIAKMIDLMTLFIKIMLVAIVLVSIMNVMIMAVYERINEIGTISAIGTQPAKILGLFVTEGFLLGVLGTGVGTLISLAAISIMNVSQISFDFGRQTGLLLSPTIAPSDVISVVLVVIGIAVLASLQPAYKAAKMDPITALRHV; from the coding sequence ATGCTTAATATCTTAAAACTTGCGTACCGCAATCTGAAAAGATATAAGCGGCGCACCTTTTTAACCTCTATGCTTATCTCTTTGGGTGTCGTAGCTGTGCTCTTGTTTATTGCAGTTTCCGGCTCATTTAAGGGGATGATGGTTGGTCAGATTACCGATTCAATGCTTGGCCATATCCAGATCCATAAAAAGGGATACCTTGCCTCAATTGATAGTCTCCCCTTAAACCGCAACCTCACCACCAAGCAGATCAACAAGGTCGAAGATATACTTGCAGGAGAAGAGGCCATAGAGGCCTATTCCATGCGCATAAAGCTTGGGGCTATGTTCAGCAATTTCACCGAGACAACCAACATTAGGCTAAATGCCGTTTTGCCATCAGAAGAGATGAAAGCCGCGCCCTTATTAACTGAACGAATTATTGATGGTCAAAAAGATGGCCTCATTAAACCAGGTGAAATTCTGGTGCCTGAACTGATTGCCAATGGCTTGAAGGTTAAAGTTGGCGATGGCATAGTCTTAGTGGCCAACAACAGGGATGGCTCGGTAAATGGTCAAAACTTTGTGGTTAGCGGCATTTTAGAAGGAATTTCTGGCCCCGGTGGCCGTGACGGCATGATCCATATAGATGATGCCAAGGCCTTGCTTCGAATTGAGGGCGCGGAGGTCAGTGAGATTGCTATCCGCCTCAAGGATATAGCCCAGCTGCCAAAAGTTTTTTCCCGCCTTAAAGCACAATTTGAGCCCATCTTGAACATACAGGATAAACCAGTTTTTGAGATCCACACCTGGGAAAAGCTCTCACCATTTTTCAATATTGCCAAGATGATTGATCTTATGACCCTGTTTATCAAAATCATGCTGGTGGCCATTGTTTTAGTCAGCATCATGAATGTCATGATCATGGCAGTGTATGAACGAATCAATGAGATCGGTACCATATCTGCTATCGGCACCCAGCCCGCCAAGATTCTCGGTCTTTTTGTCACTGAAGGTTTTCTTCTCGGAGTTTTAGGGACAGGCGTTGGTACATTGATAAGTCTAGCGGCTATCTCCATTATGAATGTTTCTCAGATCAGCTTTGATTTTGGCAGACAGACAGGATTACTGCTCTCACCAACCATTGCTCCAAGTGATGTGATAAGCGTGGTACTTGTGGTTATTGGCATAGCCGTTCTCGCCAGTTTGCAGCCAGCCTATAAAGCTGCAAAAATGGACCCAATTACTGCCCTGCGGCATGTGTAA